Sequence from the Streptomyces sp. R33 genome:
GCTCGTCTTCTACCGGCGGCCCGTCGCCCCCGACCAGTGCATCGCCCCGGACGCCCTGGACCTCGACGTCATCCGTGCCGCGGCGATCGTCTGGATCACCGGCGGCGGACTGGCCGTCGACCCGTCCCGGAGCACCACCCTGCTCGCGGCGGCCCGGCGCGCGCCCGGCGCCGACGTGGTGTTCGACCTCGACTGGCGCCCGTCCTTCTGGGACGACCCGTCCGAGGCCCCCGCCTGGTACGCGCAGGGTCTGGAACTCGCCACCGTCGCCGTCGGCAACCGCGACGAGACCGAGGTCGCCGTCGGTACCCGGGACCCCGACCGGGCCGCCGACCTGCTGCTGGAGCGGGGCGTACGGCTCGCCGTCGTCAAGCAGGGACCGGCGGGCGTCCTGGCCCGTACCGCCACCGAGGAGGTCCGGGTCTCCCCCTTGGCGGTCAAGGTCGTCAACGGACTGGGCGCCGGTGACGCGTTCGGCGGCGCGCTGGCCGCCGGGCTGCGCCGGGGCCGGCCGCTGCGGGAGGTCGTCGAGACCGCCAACGCGGCCGGCGCCCTCGTCGCCGGACGCCTCGCGTGCGCCGATGACATGCCCGAACCCCACGAGATCCGGGCGCTGCTCGCCCGCCACTGGCGGCGGCGTCCGGACGATCCGGTCCTGGCCGTCCCGCCGGCCGCACACCGGCTGAGGGACCCCCGTACCGAAGGCCACCGAGAGATGATCGTATGACCGAGACCGCCGTGGCCGCCACGCCGACCGCATGCTCCCCGCCCCTCGTGCGGCGGCCGTTCGACCTCAGCTCCCTCACCGAGCTGCGGGCCTGCGACCCCGAGGCCGTCCGACTGCTGGTCCGCCGGCGCCCGCGGTTCGACCGGGCACGGCTGGCCCGCCCGATGTTCGTCCTGGCCGCCGACCATCCGGCGCGCGGTGCCATGGCCGCCGGCGGCGACCCCGCCGCCATGGGCGACCGGCACGAGCTGCTGGCCCGCTGCGCCGAGGCGCTCGCGCGTCCCGGTGTGGACGGCTTCCTCGGCACCGCCGATCTGGTCGAGGACCTGACCCTGCTCGGGGCCCTGGACGGCAAGCTGGTGCTCGGCTCGATGAACCGGGGCGGCCTGAGCGGCGCCACGTTCGAGATGGACGACCGGTTCACCGGGTACGACGCCGCCGGCATCGCCGACTCCGGTCTCGACGGCGGGAAGATGCTGCTGCGCATCGATCCGCACGACTCGCGCACCATCAGGACCCTGGAGAGCGCCGCCCGGGCGGCGGACGCGCTCAACGAGCGATCGCTCATGGCGATGATCGAACCGTTCAGCTCCCGCCGGCAGCGGGGCAGGATCGTCAACCTGCTGACCGCGGACGAGCAGATGTGGGCGAACAACATCGCCCAGGGCCTGGGCCGTACGACCGCGCACACCTGGCTGAAGCTCCCGATCGTCGCGGACATGGAACGGATGATGTCCTCGACGACGCTGCCGACGATGCTGCTGGGCGGCGAGGGCGGCCCGGACCGCGACGCGATGTACGAGTCCTGGCGCCAGGCCCTGCGCATCCCGCAGGTACGCGGGCTCATGATCGGGCGCACCGTGCTGTATCCGCCGGACGGGGACGTCGCCCGGGCCGTCGACACGGCCGTCGGCCTGCTGGACCGCTGAACCCCTGCCGCCTCATCCCGCCCTCCCCCGCCCGCCTCCCGCCCTCGCGCCGGCCCCGTACCAGGAGCACCACGTGACACATCTCCACCTGCCCGACGGCGCCGCCGCGCGGGACGGCTACCGCTGCCGGATCGACCCGGAGTCCGCCGGCTGGACCCACACCTCCCTGCGGATCCTCGACCTGGCACCGGGCGGCTCCCACACCCTCGAAACCGGCGACAGCGAATGGATCCTGCTGCCGCTGTCCGGCGCGGCCGAGGTCGTGTGCGAGGGTGCGCGGCTGCTGCTGCACGGACGTCCGGACGTGTTCAGCGCCGTCAGCGATTTCGCGTACCTGCCGCGGGACGCGACGGCCCGGGTCGACTCGGCGGGAGGAGGCCGTTTCGCTCTCTGCGGGGCCCGCTGCACCTCGAAGCTCCCGCTGCGCTACGGACCGGCGTCCGGGGTGCCGGTCGAGATCCGCGGGGCCGGCCGGGCCGCCCGCCAGGTCAACAACTTCGCCTCCGCCGAGGCCTTCGAGGCGGACCGGCTGATCGCGGTCGAGGTCCTGACCCCGGCCGGGAACTGGTCCTCGTACCCGCCGCACAAGCACGACCAGGACCGGCCGGGCGTGGAGTCCCGGCTGGAGGAGATCTACTGGTTCGCCATCGGCGAGGGTCCGTGCGGGAGCGCGCGCAGCGGCGAGGGCAAGTGCGAGGGCATGGGCTACCACCGCGTCTATCCCTCGGGCGCGGGCGGTCCCTCCGACGTCCTGGCCGAAGTCCGCACGGGTGACGCCGTCCTGGTGCCCGACGGCTGGCACGGTCCGTCCATGGCCGCTCCCGGCTACCCCATGTACTACCTCAACGTGATGGCCGGTCCGAGCGCGGAGCGGCGCTGGCTGATCTGCGACGACCCCGCGCACGCCTGGATCCGCGGGACCTGGCCGGACGAGCCCGCGGACCCCCGGCTGCCCCTCTACACCGCCCCGTCCCCGGAAGGCACGCGCTGATGCTGCCCCCGCCCGACACCGCCTCCGCAGCCGACTCCCCCGCGGTCCGGCTGACCACCGCGCAGGCGCTCGTACGCTTCCTCTCCCGCCAGTACACGGAGCGCGACGGCCACCGGCAGCGCCTGATCACGGCCTGCTGGGGCATCCTCGGCCACGGGAACGTGGCCGGCCTCGGCCAGGCGCTGGCCGAGGCGGCGGCGCAGGACCCTGCGGGCCTGCCCTTCCTCCAGGGCCGCAACGAGCAGTCGATGGTCCATGCCGCCGTCGGGTACGCCCGCCAGAGCGGGCGCCTGAGCACGCACGCGGTGACCACCTCGATCGGCCCCGGTGCGACCAACCTCGTCACGGGGGCCGCCCTCGCCACGATCAACCGGATCCCGGTGCTGCTCCTGCCCGGCGACGTGTTCGCGGGCCGGCCGGCCGACCCGGTGCTGCAACAGCTCGAGACCCCGTGGGCCGGCGACGTGAGCGTGAACGACACGCTCCGGCCCGTCTCCCGCTTCTTCGACCGGATCTGGCGGCCGGAGATGCTGATCCCCGCGGCACTCCAGGCGATGCGGGTGCTCACCGATCCGGTCGACACCGGCGCCGTCACCCTGGCCCTCCCCCAGGACGTCCAGGCCCAGGCCCACGACTGGCCCGAGGAGTTCTTCGCCGACCGGGTGTGGCACATCCGCCGCCCGCAGCCCGACCTCGGCGAACTCGACCGCGCCGTACGGCTGATCCGGGCCGCCGAGCGCCCGCTGATCGTGGCCGGCGGAGGCGTCCACCACAGCGCCGCCGAGGATGCACTGCGCGCACTGGCGGACGCCACCGGGATCCCGGTCGCCGAAACGCAGGCCGGGCGGGGCGTGCTGGACTGGGACCATCCGTCGGCCCTCGGCGGCCTCGGCCACACCGGGACGGCTGCGGCCAACGACGTGGCGCGACGGGCCGACGTGGTGATCGGCGTCGGCACCCGCTGGAGCGACTTCACGACGGCCTCGGCCACGCTGTTCGCCGGGCCCGGCGTCCGGTTCGTCAACGTCAACGTCGCGGCCTCGGACGGCCACAAGCTCGCCGGGCAGCCGCTGGTCGCGGATGCCCGCGCCGCCCTGGAGGCGCTGACCGCGCGCCTGGGCACGTACCGGGTCCCGGAGAGCCACCGGGCGCAGTACCGCGACGGGGTGGCGCGCTGGCAGCGCGCCGTCGACGAGGCCGTCGCGGCCCCCGACGGCAGCCGCCCGCCCACGCAGGCCCAGCTGCTGGGCGTCCTGGGCGAACTCCTGGAGCCGACCGACGTCGTCGTCAACGCGGCCGGATCGATGCCCGGCGATCTCCACAGGCTGTGGCGTCCGCGCGAGCGCCGCCAATACCACGTCGAGTACGGCTATTCGTGCATGGGTTACGAGATCCCGGCCGCGCTCGGTGTCCGGCTCGCCGCGCCGGAGCGCGAGGTGTTCGCGCTGGTGGGCGACGGCACGTACCTGATGATGCCGACGGAACTGGTGACGGCCGTCCAGGAGGGCATCAAGATCATCCCCGTGCTGGTGCAGAACCACGGCTACGCGTCCATCGGAGCCCTGTCCGAGAGCGTGGGCGCGGAACGCTACGGCACCGACTACCGCTTCCGCACGGCCGACGGGCGCTATGCGGGCCGTCCGCTGCCGGTCGATCTCGCCGCCAACATGGAGAGCCTGGGAGTCGGCGTGCTGTGCCCGCGCACGGTCGCGGAGCTGCGGCAGGCGGTGCTCGACGCCAGGAAGGCGGAGCGGCCCACGGCGATCTACGTCGAGACGGCGCCCCCGGCACCGGACCTGCCGGCCCTGGCGTCCCACGCCTGGTGGGAGGTCGCGGTGGCGGAGGTCTCCGCGTCCCCCGCCGCCCGCGAAGCCAGGAAGCGCTACGAGAGCGAGAGGCGCGCCCAGCGCCGGCACCTGTGACCGGTGCGGACGGTCCTCAGATGCCCGAGACCGGCAGCCGGGCGTCCCGGCTGCCGGTACCCGAAGGCGCCTAAGGGGCGTCGTCAAACGTCACCAGAGCACGGGCATCCGCTCGGGGATGCGCTTCATGAACCCGGTGCGCCACACGAGCTGCTCGATCGGCACGGCGAGGTCGAGGCCGGGCAGCCGCTCGAGCAGCACCTCGACGGCGATCTGTGCGTGCCGCTTGCCGAGGGCGGTGGCGGGGCAGTAGTGGCCTCCGCCGCCGAACGACAGGTGCGCGTTCGGGTTCGGCCGGTCGAGGCGGACGGTGTGCGGGTCCTCGAATTCGGCGGGGTCGTGGTTGGCGGCCTCGACGAGGACGAGGACGAGCTCCCCCTTCTGCACGGTGACGTCGCCGAGCTGCATGGTCTCGGTGGCGATCCGGGGCAGGCCGTCGGCGATCGACAGGTTGATGCGCAGCAGCTCGTCCACCGCGGCCGGGATGAGCGCCGGGTCGGCGATCAACTGGGCCTTCAGTTCGGGGTG
This genomic interval carries:
- the iolB gene encoding 5-deoxy-glucuronate isomerase — protein: MTHLHLPDGAAARDGYRCRIDPESAGWTHTSLRILDLAPGGSHTLETGDSEWILLPLSGAAEVVCEGARLLLHGRPDVFSAVSDFAYLPRDATARVDSAGGGRFALCGARCTSKLPLRYGPASGVPVEIRGAGRAARQVNNFASAEAFEADRLIAVEVLTPAGNWSSYPPHKHDQDRPGVESRLEEIYWFAIGEGPCGSARSGEGKCEGMGYHRVYPSGAGGPSDVLAEVRTGDAVLVPDGWHGPSMAAPGYPMYYLNVMAGPSAERRWLICDDPAHAWIRGTWPDEPADPRLPLYTAPSPEGTR
- the iolD gene encoding 3D-(3,5/4)-trihydroxycyclohexane-1,2-dione acylhydrolase (decyclizing), whose product is MLPPPDTASAADSPAVRLTTAQALVRFLSRQYTERDGHRQRLITACWGILGHGNVAGLGQALAEAAAQDPAGLPFLQGRNEQSMVHAAVGYARQSGRLSTHAVTTSIGPGATNLVTGAALATINRIPVLLLPGDVFAGRPADPVLQQLETPWAGDVSVNDTLRPVSRFFDRIWRPEMLIPAALQAMRVLTDPVDTGAVTLALPQDVQAQAHDWPEEFFADRVWHIRRPQPDLGELDRAVRLIRAAERPLIVAGGGVHHSAAEDALRALADATGIPVAETQAGRGVLDWDHPSALGGLGHTGTAAANDVARRADVVIGVGTRWSDFTTASATLFAGPGVRFVNVNVAASDGHKLAGQPLVADARAALEALTARLGTYRVPESHRAQYRDGVARWQRAVDEAVAAPDGSRPPTQAQLLGVLGELLEPTDVVVNAAGSMPGDLHRLWRPRERRQYHVEYGYSCMGYEIPAALGVRLAAPEREVFALVGDGTYLMMPTELVTAVQEGIKIIPVLVQNHGYASIGALSESVGAERYGTDYRFRTADGRYAGRPLPVDLAANMESLGVGVLCPRTVAELRQAVLDARKAERPTAIYVETAPPAPDLPALASHAWWEVAVAEVSASPAAREARKRYESERRAQRRHL
- a CDS encoding deoxyribose-phosphate aldolase; this translates as MTETAVAATPTACSPPLVRRPFDLSSLTELRACDPEAVRLLVRRRPRFDRARLARPMFVLAADHPARGAMAAGGDPAAMGDRHELLARCAEALARPGVDGFLGTADLVEDLTLLGALDGKLVLGSMNRGGLSGATFEMDDRFTGYDAAGIADSGLDGGKMLLRIDPHDSRTIRTLESAARAADALNERSLMAMIEPFSSRRQRGRIVNLLTADEQMWANNIAQGLGRTTAHTWLKLPIVADMERMMSSTTLPTMLLGGEGGPDRDAMYESWRQALRIPQVRGLMIGRTVLYPPDGDVARAVDTAVGLLDR
- the iolC gene encoding 5-dehydro-2-deoxygluconokinase, giving the protein MSTTGTAAGGGRIPSYDLVALGRVGVDLYPQQTGVPLADVQTFAKSLGGTATNVAVAATRHGLRTAVVTGVGEDPFGPYVRRTLRAFGVDDRQVVTVPGTQTPVVFCEMHPPDDFPLVFYRRPVAPDQCIAPDALDLDVIRAAAIVWITGGGLAVDPSRSTTLLAAARRAPGADVVFDLDWRPSFWDDPSEAPAWYAQGLELATVAVGNRDETEVAVGTRDPDRAADLLLERGVRLAVVKQGPAGVLARTATEEVRVSPLAVKVVNGLGAGDAFGGALAAGLRRGRPLREVVETANAAGALVAGRLACADDMPEPHEIRALLARHWRRRPDDPVLAVPPAAHRLRDPRTEGHREMIV